The region CTCTTTATTTTGTTGTTAATGTGGCTGACACTTAGCTGTGAACCTAAAATAGCCACAGAGTAATTGAGCGTCCTGTTCGGACTAAAACACTCATTCACCGGAGATTGGTATCCGCTTGTCGAGTGACTAAACTCTGAACAACACTTTTCGCTTGTATCTTACTCTTTGCACGCTATGCTGATCAGCTAAACTTTCGTATACAAGGAAAAATAATGAGCCAAGAAACAATTTTTACCAAGATAATTAACCGGGAAATTCCCGCCGATATCCTGTATGAAGATGAGTTGGCCCTGGCGTTTAAGGACATCAATCCGCAAGCCCCCTTTCATGTTCTGGTGATCCCAAAAACACCGATCGCCACCATGAATGACATTAATGAAGAAAATGCACACCTGGTTGGGCATTTGTATTTGGTAGCAGCTAAACTTGCTAAAGAGCATGGCTTTGCAGACGATGGCTATCGTGCGGTTATGAACTGCAACAATGATGGCGGTCAAACAGTTTACCACATTCATTTACATGTACTTGCAGGAAAAGAAATGGGCTGGCCCCCATACCAAGATAAGAAAAAAGTAGTAGCCTAAATTATTCTTTGTTAATGAATGTAATTTACTAACATATTAGCAAATATAAAAATAAGAACATAAATATCAAAGCCTTATTGTTTTTTATAAGGCTTTAATCCGACAACAAGATCAGAAATGCCACAATATATAGCAGAACAATCTATTTATTGATGATATTTCTAATACAAAAGGTCTGAGTCCCGTGATAGCATTGCGTAATCAGACAGAATGAGAGTGTTTTCCACATGAGCAGTACTGCATTTTTATTGCTAGACAAAGAACCTATTAACACCATAGGCGTCAATGTATTACAACCATTGCTGAAAACTCAGGGGTTGGACGTAATCACTGGGACCGATATTTCAGAAGTACCAGAGAACACTCGTTTACTCTTCATTGAAACGGCTGTCAATGATGCCTGGGGCAAGTTAAAAGAGCAGCTTGTAAACCTAAAAGTCAGCTGCGACATTGTGTTGTTTAATCTTGATGAAAACCCTGAACTGGCCAATCGTGCTTTGCTCAGTGGTATCCGCGGCGTCTTCTATACCACGGATAATGCGGATGTACTGATGAAAGGGATCCGCCTGCTGATGGAAGATCAGCTCTGGTATCGTCGTGAGATTATGTGTAATGCACTGAACCGCATGCTGCAGTTTAATAAAGACGCACTACACAAGCTGACTGAAGGTGATATTGAGCCGGTTAAACTCACCAAGCGTGAAAAGGCCATCATTACCTTAATGAGTAAAGGGTCAAAGAACAAAGAAATTGCGGAAGATCTGAACATCAGCCCACACACAGTAAAAACCCACCTGTACAGTGCATTCAGAAAAACCAAATGCCGTAACAGGATTGAATTATTGTCCTGGGCGCAACAAAATATCCCAGACGAAATCCGCTAGTTTACGTCTCATTATGAATGTGCCGTGGCTAACTCGGCACATTTTACCTCTTAGCATCGCTTTACTGATCCTATTCTTCCTTTTATGCTAGCAAAGTTCATTTATTGCTAGAGCGCACCATGCTGGATCCTAAAACTCTATATGTTACCAGCGTCGTCATGACTGCCATGATGACCCTTCTTAACTATCTGACATGGCGTGCGAATAAAGACACCCCGGGCACACTGGTCTACATTTTTTATCCGATGGTGTTGTTTGCCGGTATCATCGGCT is a window of Pseudoalteromonas sp. R3 DNA encoding:
- a CDS encoding response regulator transcription factor; this encodes MSSTAFLLLDKEPINTIGVNVLQPLLKTQGLDVITGTDISEVPENTRLLFIETAVNDAWGKLKEQLVNLKVSCDIVLFNLDENPELANRALLSGIRGVFYTTDNADVLMKGIRLLMEDQLWYRREIMCNALNRMLQFNKDALHKLTEGDIEPVKLTKREKAIITLMSKGSKNKEIAEDLNISPHTVKTHLYSAFRKTKCRNRIELLSWAQQNIPDEIR
- a CDS encoding histidine triad nucleotide-binding protein gives rise to the protein MSQETIFTKIINREIPADILYEDELALAFKDINPQAPFHVLVIPKTPIATMNDINEENAHLVGHLYLVAAKLAKEHGFADDGYRAVMNCNNDGGQTVYHIHLHVLAGKEMGWPPYQDKKKVVA